The DNA window GAAAAATGAAAATGTAGAGGTGATTGTATTTGAACCTTACTTCGAGTATTTAAAAAGTTTAAATTCAAAGTTCGCGCTCAAATTAAAAACTTTTACTACTTCGGAGCAATTGGTATCTATGGCTGATATGCTTATTTCATTAGGAGGAGATGGCACATTGCTGGAAACTTTAGCCCTGGTACGCCGATCCGGTTTGCCGGTTTTAGGTGTGAATACGGGTCGTTTGGGTTTTTTAGCCTCAGTAAATAAAACAGATTTGAAAAAAGCGCTAAAAAAATTAGTTAAAGAAAAATTTACGCTGGATAAAAGAGAATTAATTGATGTTACCGGTTGCGGAAACGAATTTGAAGGGGTGAATTATGCTTTAAATGAATTTACCATTCATAAAAAAGACAGTAGTGCCATGATTAATATTGACACTTTTGTAAATGGTGTTTTTTTGAATTCCTATTTTGCCGATGGTTTAATCGTTTCTACTTCTACAGGTTCTACCGCTTATTCACTCAGTTGTGGCGGCCCCATCATGATGCCCGACTCTGATAATTTCATTATCACACCCATTGCTCCGCATAATTTAAATGTTCGTCCAATTATTATTTCAAATAAAAAAGAAATTTCATTTAAAATAAGTGGCAGAAGTGAAAGTTTTAATATTTCACTCGATTCCAGAAACGCACAAGTCAACTCCAATCAAGAGATAAAAGTTAAAAAAGCCGATTTTAAATTCAATTTAATTAATCTGGAAGGACAGCATTTTTTTACTACACTAAGAAACAAGATGATGTGGGGACTCGATAAACGCCACTAAAATTTTTAGTTTTTCGTTCATCACAATTTACAAACTTTTTCATTCTTTTTTTTATATATTTGATAATTAACAAGTCAAATAATTGCATGAAAAAGTTATTAGTTATTGCGGTATTCGTTTCCGCTTTTGGTTTAAACGCACAACAAGCAGATGCGAATTGGTCTTTGAGTAAGGATTCGGATGTTCGCATAAATGGTGCAAGACAAATCGTTCCTCAAAAATATATGGTGTTTCATTTAAATGGAATGGAATTAAAAAATCAAATGTTTGCCGCACCCAATGATAAAACAACACCCATCAATAACAGTGAAGTAATTGTTTCATTACCCTGCGCTGACGGAACTATTCAGAAATTTAAAGTAGTAGAAAGTTCTATTATGGAAGCGGCTTTACAGGAAGTTAATCCCGATATCCGTACTTTTAGTTTAAAAGGAATTGATGATCCTTATGCAAACGGGAAAGCGGATTGGAATGAATTTGGTTTTCATATGAATATTCGCTCAATTAATGGTGATTATTTTGTTGATCCTTATTGCGTAGGAAATACCAGTGATTATATTGTTTATTATACTAGGGATTTTAAAAAAGATCCGGCTCATATTATCCCTGAAGTTGGCGTAAAAGATGTTCATGTTGACGAGCCGAAAAAAAAAGAAGAAGAAGCCGTAAGAGGAAATAAATCTGCATCATCCTTAGTCGGACAAAATTTAAGAACGTATCGTTTAGCTGTTGCCTGTACAGGCGAGTATGCTGTTGCGGCAACTGGTATTGGTTCTCCTTCCAAAGCGCAGGTATTAGCTAAAATTGTAACAAGCATTAATCGTGTGAACAGTGTATATGAAACCGAAGTTGCTGTTCGTTTAGTTTTGGTAGCTACTGAAACTAATGTAATTTTTACCAGCGCAGGTTCTGATCCGTTTAATGGAAATAATAATGCCGGAGTTTTAATTACTGAAAGTCAATCGGTAATTTCTGCTACCATCGGAAGTGCTAACTACGATATTGGTCATACCTTTAGTACCGGTGGTGGCGGATTAGCTAGCTTAGGTTGTGTTTGTAATTCTTCTACCAAAGCGCAAGGAATTACGGGAAGTCCAAGTCCGGTTGGTGATCCTTACGATATTGATTATGTTGCGCATGAAATGGGACATCAGTTCAGAGGCAATCATAGTTTTAACTCAACTGCTAGCGGATGCAGCGGAAACAGAAACGGATCAACTGCAATGGAGCCGGGAAGTGGTGTTACCATCATGGGTTATGCAGGTTTATGTGGCTCACAGGATTTAGCTTCAAATAGTATTCCCTATTTTCATGCAGTAAGTTTTGATGAGATAATTAATTTCACGCAATCCGGTGGCGGCGGAACTTGTCCGGTTACTTCAACAACCGGAAATCAACCGCCGGTAGTTACGGGTCCGGGTAATTTTACTATTCCAAAAGCAACAGCATTTTATTTAACCGGTAGTGCTACCGATCCAAACGGTGATGCAATCACTTATAGCTGGGAAGAAGTAGATGCAGGTGTTGCCGGAAACTGGAATTCAGGTAACAAACCTTTCTTCCGTTCTTATGTTCCTTCTGCTTCTCCAACTCGATTTTTTCCATATAATAGTTTAATATTAAATCATGCGTATACCACCACAAAAGGAGAATATGTACCACAATCGCCTCAAAATTTAAATTTCCGTTTAACTGCAAGAGATAATAAAACCGGAGGCGGAGGTGTTGCTTTTGCAAATTCACAAATTACGGTAGATAATGCAGGACCATTTTTATTAACTTATCCTAATGCATCCGGACTTACCTGGTATCAGGGCGGACAGGTAACCATTACCTGGAATGTGAATGGTACTGATGCCGGCGCGGTGAATTGCGATAGCATTCGTATTTTAATTTCATACAACAACGGAAATAGTTATTCTGTTTTAAATAATTCAACTCCGAATGATGGAGCTGAAATTATTTCAGTGCCAACCGTTACGGCACAAGAAAGTTTTTGCCGCGTAAAAATTGAAGGCAAGGGGAATATCTTTTTAGATGTGAGTGACAATACTTTTGATATCACTACTATTGCTGCTGTAAAAAATATTTCAGGTAATAATGAATTAAAATTAAATGCTTGGCCTAATCCGGCTGCCGATAAAGTAAATGTAAGCGCCGGAAATCTGGATTCTAAATCAGCGGTGAATTTAAAAATTACTGATGTTACCGGTAGATTAATAAGATTATTTACCTATTACGATAAAACGGAATTGAAGGAAGAATTAGATTTAAGCGGAATAAATCAGGGTATTTATTTCATTCATCTTTCTAATGCCAATCAAAATACGGTATTTAGAATTGTGAAGGAATAAAAGATTGCCTGCACTATAAAGTGAATGTGAGATTTGTTGTTATTCAGATATTATTAGTATTGCTCCTTAATGGTGTTCGTGCGCAAACCACGCTTTTTAAGGAAGGAGATAAGTGGGGCATGAAAGAAGGAGAATCTGTTTTAATAAAACCAATTTACGACAGTATTTTTAATTTCGATAGCCTCAATAAAGTTTGTTTGGTTTGTTTTGAAACGGTTAGTGCACACCCGAATAAATTTATCAAAACGCTTATTCATTCTTATCATTGTAATTATTTAAATAAATCTGGCGAGCGGTTAGTTATTCACTTAGAAAGTGGAGATACCAACAGTGTTTTTCAATTGCAGAAGCACACTTCGGAACAATTAAATACTAAATCAGAATATTTAACGGTGGGTGTAAAGTCGGCCGACATGCACGATCACCGGTATTTGGTAAATAAAGATTTTAAACAAATTACCAAAAAGGCTTATGAAGATATTCATTTTTCTCCCGACAATTCTTTTTTGGTTGGCAAAATAAGAAATGAAAATAACTCCATTTACGAAGGACTTTTAAGTAAGGAAGAAGAATTGATTTTACCTTTTAAATATTCGCACATTAAATTTAATACCAAAGATTCATTAATTATTGGTTGTACGGCAGGACAGGGGGCATACAGTGAAGATGATATTTTTAATTATGAAGGAAAAAAAGTTTCTTCGTATCATCGGCATGTAGAATTGGCCACCAAAAAATTTGTGGTGGAAAAAGTTTTTAAACCCGATGAGCATTTAATTATTTTAAATCTTGAAACTAAAGAAGAAAAAGTGCAGTATGCCGAGGAGGTACAATATTTTAATGAAACCACGGTGTTGATGATGAATGAAGGACATTGGTTTACCTATGATGTTTTTACCGGCAAGAAAAGAAAGTATGAGACTCCTAAGAAAAAATAAAGTATGAAAATAGCGATAAACGGATTTGGCAGAATTGGTAGATTGTATTTGCGTAATGCATTACAAGAAAAAAATATTGAAATTATAGCCATCAATGATTTAACCGATGCGAAAACATTGGCTCATTTATTCAAATATGATTCGATACACCGGGCTTTTAACGGAGAAGTGAGTGCAAATGAAGAACATTTGATTATTAATGGAAAAAAAATAAAAGTATTCGCGCAAAAAGATCCCGAAAGCTTGCCCTGGAAAGCATTGAATATTGATATTGTGGTAGAATGTACCGGAAAGTATTTGGATAAAGCAGGTGCTGAAAAACACATCAAAGCCGGCGCAAAAAAAGTTTTATTATCAGCACCTGCCAAAGACGAAAGTATACGCACCGTAGTTATTGGCGTAAATGATGAGTTATTACAAAAAGATGATTTAATTGTTTCTAATGCCAGTTGCACTACGAATTGTGCAGCCCCCATGTTAAAAGTATTACAACAATTTGGTATTGAAGAAGCCTATATCACAACAGTGCACTCATACACCAGCGATCAGCGGTTGCAAGATGCGCCGCATAAAGATTTGCGAAGAGCCAGAGCTGCAGCCATGAGTATTATTCCTACTTCAACAGGTGCAGCAAAAGCCATTACCCGCATATTTCCGGACTTAGCCGGAAAAATAGGAGGTTGCGGTATGCGTGTGCCGGTGCCCGATGGTTCACTAACGGACATCACTTGTGTGTTGAAGCAATACCCAACAGTTGAACAAATTAATGCGGCTTATAAAAAAGCAGCAGCAGGCGATTTAAAGGGAATATTGGAATATACCGAAGATCCAATAGTAAGTATCGATGTAATCGGAAATAAACACAGCGTTTTATATGATGCCGAATTCACTAGTATAGTTGGAAACTTGGTAAAAATTATTGGTTGGTACGATAATGAGTGGGGCTATTGCAATCGTATGGTTGAACTCACCCAAAAAATGGGCAATTAAAATATCGTTTACAATACTTACCAATTTTTTATTCGTTTTTAATATAGTCTCATATAATTCTAAATAGGATGTTTAATTTACCGGTAAGAACTTGAAAATTGCATTTTAAAGAGCGGCATATATAGTTTTAACTTCCACAGTAATGAAATGCCGGTTTAGATTTATTTGCATTTGACACTATAACTTTATAATATGGAATTGTCCTAGAATCAAATTTGTAATGTATGTTTGGTATTAATGTCATTGCAATGGTATAATCTTACAAGAAGATATAGTTTATTCCTCATGATTAAAAAGAAAATGATTCAAATAAAGAGATGGATCAACAAATTTGCCTCTAAATTAAAGACTTGGATTTTAATTAAAAACGTATCTATTTGTGTTAGAGAATAGAACCCAAATTTATTAAATTACACTTTAGATCAGATGAACAATTTTGTAAACGCCAACATGCATACTAAAATTATTTTAGGAGTATTTACTATCTTTTTTTCGTTTTTAAGTGGCTTTTCTCAAAAAGATACGCTTCATATCTATTATTCGGGAATGCAAACTTCAGTTGCAGATAGTAATGATGCTAAGCTCACTAAATGGGCTTCGAAATTACATGGTAAACACGCAAATGTAGAAATTTACACTTACTATGAAAATTCAACGGCAAAAAAATTCATGGCCGAAAGGGCAGAAAATCTTCAGATGATTGTGATTAGAAAAGCGAGAGATTACAGTACCATTAAATTTTGCGGTCCGGTAAAAGGAAAAAAATCGCAACGCACGGTAGCAGATGTTGTATTTTTAATTGATAATACTAATCAAAGCCAAACGCCAAATGGAAAAGCCGGACTTAGTTCTTCCAAAACAAACACCAATAATAAATCCGAGGAATCCGAATCTGTGGCCAGACCACCAGTTCTTGATAAAGATGGCTATTATATGGATTCAGTTTATGTAAATGGAAAATTAAAAGTTACCAAAAGAAAAGTTAAAATAAAATATAATTAAAGTTTTAATATCAAACTGGAGTCCAGACCCAGTAAAAATGGGGCGTATCTGAAAAGCCATAAGAGTAGGGCAAATAAAATATAAAATATATGATTAAAAAACTAAAAATTGTACTTAGCATTTGCATTTCAGTTTTAATAATGTCATCATGCTCAATTACAGCCCCACTAGCTGCAACAAGCAATACTCTTGGTAAAAAAGTTGGTGAAGCGAAAGCTACCATTGTATTCGGCTTAGTTTTTGGTGGTGATTATAGTGTACAAACCGCTATGAAAAACGGTGGCTTAACAAAATGTTCAACTGTTGATGTGAAAACAATAAACTATCTAAATGCGGTTATAATTAAAAAATGTATTGTTACTGGAGATTAACATAACAATAAGTTCATTAAAAACCACCAATACCAATGGTGGTTTTTTTATTTTGAGTAATATAGTAATTAGTGTTTGAGATATTGGGTTATACCACAATTCATGCCAGGCAGATTAAAATGAAGAAAAGGGTAGAGAATAAATGGTGCACTAGGTTTCTTTTTTTAATTTCTGTAGATTTTTCCAAAGGATTGTTACAAACAATATAAAGGGAAGACTGGCAACAAACATTTTAAGGTTCAATACGCTTAAGCCAATGGCGAACAAAAACCCCATTAGCATCCCTAAACAACAAACACCCGTGTATATTAAAATGCGATTTGGTTTTTTTAAGAACAAACTGATGAATAGAAGTAGTTGGCCAAACAACGGGATGATGGTTATCGGATGCAAAACCGCCAAGGGATTGGAAAATAAATTCCGAATTACTTCGTATTCGGCCTGAATCAATAAAGAATGATTTTTATCCCCCCATTCCATATATCCAATAAAGGAGGTAAGGATGACCAAAAGAATTAAAATTTTTATTTTCATTAATTAAAAAAAATTGATTCAGGATTAAGCCGTTTAATCTTTCACAATCTTTTTAATACACGTTTGCCCTTGAGAAGTTAGTTTAAAAAAGTAAATGCCTTTGGCATAATCTGATAAATTAATTTCAATATTCATTTTTTCCTTTGGATAATAAGCATTTTCAAATATTATCTGGCCAATGCTATTGTGAATCTCTATTTTAAAATCGCGAATCAGCTCAAAAGAGAAATAGAGTTTATCATTAAATGGATTAGGATAAATATGAATATTTTCCTCATGGAAAGGAATTAGCTCAGCTATTCCGTCACAGGATGATACAGATTGAGTAATTGTTGTTACATTACTGCAGCCATTAACATCAATACCAACTATGGAATAAATTGTGCTTACAGATGGGCTAACCACTATGCTGGCGCCCGGACCACCCGGGTTCCAGGTATAAGAAAGTGCGCCAACTACGACCAGGGTTGCCGGATTATTGATGCAAACAATACTATTAGTAGTGAAGGCCAATAAATTCGGCAACGGATTAACGTTAACGAAATAAGTGCTGGTATCCTTACAAGAACCCAAATGTCCAAACACGGAATAAGTGGTACTTGATGTTGGGGTGAATATGGTTGGATTGTTGCTAGATCCGTCACTCCAAGTATAACTTGTTGCCCCACTTGCTAAAAGCGCAAGAGGTTGACCTGAGCAAACCACATTGGTGCCGGTAACAACTATGGTGAACGGAGGCGCTACTGAAACTGTGGCGACAGTAGAGCCACTGGAAATGCAACCTGCCGTTGAGGTTCCAATGATTGAGTAACTTGTATTTACCAATGGAGAAACAACAGGCGATCCGGAAGAATAAGTGTATGTGAAAGCCCCGGTGGGCATCAAGGTAAAGGATTCGCCGGGACATATCGAACCGTTAGGCACAGAAATAATCGGTAAAGGGTTTACGGTCACATTTGAAATTACAGAAGAGGTAGAAATGCAACCTTCCGCATTCGTTCCAATGATTGAATAAGAAGTGCTTACAGAAGGAGAAACTATAGGAGACCCGCTAGAAAATGTATAAGATAGCGCACCACTAGGATTCATGGTGAATGAATCTCCGGCACAAATTGAACCACTGTTAACTGTTATCGTAGGAGTAGGGAATACACTTACATTTGCTATGGCCGGAGAGCCGGAAATACAACCCAAACTGCTGGTGCCGGTAACGGAATAACTTGTATTCACTGTTGGATTGACAACTGCTGATCCGCCAGAATAAGTATAAGTACTGGCACCCCCGGGTATCAGGGTAAACGAGCTTCCAGCACAAATAGAACCGCTATTTACAGTTATGGTTGGAAGCGGGTTGACCGAAACCGTTACAATAACTGGAGTCGGAGATACACAACCCAAACTATTTGTTCCAATTACAGAATAGGATGTGGTAAGGGAAGGGGTCACCACAAAGGATCCCCCACTAATGGTATAAGTAACAGCACCCGACGGTGTAATGGTATAGGAATCACCAATACAAATGGCACCACTGTTAACCGTTATGGTTGGCGATGGGCGAACCGTGATCGCTAATGTTGGTCCGCCGGTACTGCATCCTGCATTGGCGGTAACACCTATTGTGCCGTTTGAATTTCCTATCGTTACACTAATGGTGGAATTCCCATTGATTCCACTCCATCCACCTGGTAAATTCCAATAATAAGATTGAGCACCTACCACGGTGTTTGTTGAATACACAATTACTTCGCCGGCACATGCAATTGTATTGCCGGAAATCACAGTAGGTTGGGAAATTGCCTGACAAAATTTTTCGACAAAAATATCGTGCAATCCGGCGCTGGTTAAATTATTTACACCAACCGTAGGATCAAAATCAACCGTAGTCTGAAAATAGCCGCAAAGATAAAGGGCTCCATTGTTGCTCATATTGATGAAAGCTCCGTAGTCCGGATTCACACTTCCTGAAGATACTGCCCAAACATAAGCGCCGTTAGACGCATCAAGTTTACTAATAAAAATATCATTGCTTCCTCCCGACACCAAATTTGCAGTACCCGGACCCGGATCAAAATCTGCAACACCGCTAAAATAACCGGTAGTATAAACTCCGCCAAGATTGTCCAATGAGATTGAGCTGGCAGCGTCGTTGGTAGTGCCTCCCATTTTGGCAGCCCATACAAAATTACCGTTTACATCCAATTTATTCACAAAAATTTCATAACCCCCTGTAGAGGCCATGTTGTAAACACCAATCCCCGGATCAAAGTCAACATTTGAAGTAAAAAATCCGGTAATGTAAACATCACCTGCATTATCTACAGCATTGGAATACCCAACTTCATCGCCCACTGCACCAAATCTTTTGGCCCAGATAAAATTACCCGAAGCGTCCAATTTCAAGGAAAATACATCTGATGCTAATGGGGACATATTAAATACACCCGGTCCCGGATCAAAATCGGCTGTGCTTCTGAAAAACCCGGTAATGTATGAATTTGCATTGGCATCCAGCGCTAATGAATAACCAATTTCATCGCCGGTACCTCCTATTCTGTTTGCCCAAATAAAATTTCCATTCATATCCCATTTAAAAACAAAAATATCCTTTAAACCCAGCGATGTTAAATTAAAAACACCTGCACCGGGATTAAAATCAACTGTATTTTGAAAGAATCCGGTACAGTAAATATTACCTAAGGCATCTAATTTCAAACTGTAAGGGTCATCTATTCCGGTACCACCAATTCGTAAAGCCATTAATAATGCACCAGCCGGACTATACCTGGCTACAAAAATATCTGAATTGCCGCTCGATGTTTGATTAAAAGTGCCCGGCCCCGGATCAAAGTCAGCTGTAAAGTTAAAAAAACCGGCGATTACCAAATTGCCATTTGAATCTATTGCCAAAGTTTCTCCGGTATCATCACCTGTACTTCCCAGTTTAAAAGCCCATAAAAAATTTCCGGCCGCATCTAGTTTACTTACAAAAACATCATTCGAACCCGAAGAAGTTAGAATAAAAGAACCCGGCCCCGGATCAAAATCTACCGCACCCTGAAAGGCGCCCGTGGTGTAAACATTTCCCTGGTCATCGTTGATTACGCAATAGCCGGTTTCACCCAAAGTGCCACCCATACTTCTCGCCCATTGCAATGGAGGCAATTGTGCATAGGATATGAAAGTGCTGATAAGAAAAAAGCCAAAAAATATTTTTTTCATACTGACTGAATAATAAATGAAGATATTGATAAAAATCAATATTTTCAGGTACATGTAAAAATATTTTTTATTTTATGAAGCCATGAGTTTGGAGCGATGTTTTTTGAAAAGCACTTTTGGATTGCTGTGAGCCTTAACGAATTACATAAAAACCGGTGGTGGTAACTAAATTGCATTCACATTCACGAACCGTTACCAAATCAACAGGCTTTGAATATAAGCTTTTTTCAATTTAATTCATGAATCCGGAAGCAAGCAAACTTGATGAGCCCTTCAATTCATTCAAATAAATTTAGAATTTACCATCCGGCTGATAAACCGATTTGCAATCACTTGCAAATGATAGTTGAGTTGAAACGCCATCCACTAGGGCGCAAACTTCTTTTACCACTCTTCTTTATTCCGGTCTATTTCATCTTCGATTTACTGTGAAAGTTTTCCGGTTGCATCATACCATCCTTCCTAAAAAAAGTATTTGAGATTACCGTTTTCTTTTTTTCCTTTACAATTTCCGTTGTTTTCCATTTGCTTTCAAATTTATAGTAACCCAACATGGGGCTTTGAAAAGCTATTTCCAAACTGCATTTATAGTAGGATATAACTTTAACGCTGAATTGCATTTACTAAGAAAGTAATTTTATTTGAATAAATGTTTATTAGCGAGGTGCAAAATAAATTCGCTGTTCCCTGAGCTTGTCGAAGGGCAGCGACCACTTGTCCCGCGCCCGAGCGATGACCGAGTCCGCCCGCTTACGTTTATTTGCTGTTAGTGGTTCGTTGTTCGTCGTTACATAGTCAATTTATGAAGTAATTATTTTTGTTGGAGTCATAAAAATGAGTCTTTTTTCCAATGTCCCAAAAATAGAATATTGATAAGCTAACGGTTTTTCAGAAATAAGTTCAATAGCTTGAATTTCGTATGGTGTTGTGTCCTTCGGATGTAAAAAAGTTCCTTGAGGTTTAGTGAATGTATCGACGATTTGCCATGGCACGATTTCAGTCATTTCAAATAATTCATTAAGTTTATCGCAATAGCCGTCGTTTTTATTTTCCTTCACTGGCAAAACATAATTATAAAAAGCACCTTTCGCACTTTTCATTTTATTGAGATCAATATGAGTTGAGGAAAATCTAATACCGTCCCATTTTTTTTCTTTTCTAACAATTTGCAATATTAACTGAGGGATAATATATTCAGGTTTAAACGCGGCTTCCCTATCTAAAACTTTGACTGAGCAAGAAGCGATAAGTGGCCAAACAATTAAGTGTTTCCAAAGGTCTTCGGGTTTTAATGAGTTTAAAACTGTTGTTTCTCCTAAGTAAACGTCGGTTGTAAGATCGAAGAAAGTTATTGGTTTTTTAGTCTGTAATCTACATGCTTGAACTTGGTCAGGAGTTGGTCGACCAAGTTCTTCCCAAGCCACGTAAACGGAATTTGCAGCGTACAAAGATGGAAAGCCTGGAATGCTGTAACGTTGAGTAGACACTTTAATTCTATTATTGAACGGAATATGAAAAAGTTCCTTTTGCGTTAACGAATAAGCTCCTTTCTCTTTTCGTAATCGGTAGAGACTTCTATCTTCAGGGAGTGTCCCGTGTGTTAAATGAGAAAACATACTCATGTCGAATGACTTCTTTAATTCAGAATATGCATCAAAAGGATACCCGTCTAAATATAAGTCAACCGATTTTTTTATGCCCTCAATCAAGTTTGTAACTAAGAGCTTTTCAACATCAGGAGAAAATATACTAGGTAGTTCAGAAAAATCTAATGAATCAATTTTGCTTTTGTAAGCATCGAGTTTTTCAAAAAGAAATTCTCTAAAGCTCTTCTTTGGATCAGCTTGTTGATGAAAAGGAAGTCTGATGATTTCATTTTGAAATAGCTCGATTAGTTTCATTCACCTTAATTTAATGATTTATTAAGGAAGGATTCGTTATTTTCAGAAGGTCTATTTTCTTTTCCAATGCTCGCATTGCTCTGTTGTCTTGTATTTTCTCAGCGTCTTTCCATGCTCTCATGTTTCTTGTAGCAATGTAAACATATTGTGTGCTAAAGGCTTTCTCATTATATGGAATTGAGTCGACAACAACACCTTGCATTTCCTGACCGTCGTACAGAAATCGTATGTGTCTATTATGAAATGGAAAAAAACTTACGTGGTCCATAATTTAATGAGGTCAAATTGATTAATCGAAGATACAATTTTAAAGAAACATTAGCATATTTATTAAGTCGTCGATCTACAATGACCGCTAACGGGTTTTGGCTAGAAGCTGTGCGGGTTTTACTTGCACAAAACTGTCTAACGCACAAATATAAATTAAAAGCACTGAACTGAATCGCAAATGCAAAAAATCCCGCGCAGCAACCGCTGAAAAATCGCTTTTGCAACTTGCAGAAACCCCGCATTGCTTTTAGCCAATGTTAGCAGCTGTTTTACCTGCTACCATTTATTTTTCAATTCAGTTTTGTCGGTCGTTAATTTGTCAAATTCGTCCATGAGTTGCTGTCCACCAAATGCTATTGTTCCTTCGTGTGAGAGATAGATTATCCATTGATTCTTTTTGTCTGTATAAATTGTTTCAAAGTTGTCTTTGTCAAATTCAGAAATATCAATTTCATAGTCTAACCTCTCTTCCGTTATTTCATATATTCTGTCGTTAGTAATTTTGGAAATAATTTTGATTAAATTTTCATAATCCAATTTGTCTAATTTGTCGGTGTTATAAAAATAAAATGGTTTAGGACTACAAACTGTCAAAGGTTCCCAATAACCACCGTCAAATTTCCAAAATAGTTCAAGGTTCTGTCGAACTGTCTTTGCTTCAATTTCAGATAATCTTCGTCTGTATGGAAGCGCTTGAATAGTATTTAGATTTTGGATATCTAAATTATCAACGAAGTCAACATACTTTTGTCTTTCAAGTTCAATTTGTTTTAAATGTCCAGCTTTTGAATAACCACTTGTCTTAATTTTCAGGTTGTCTTGTGCAAGTTGTTTTAACTCATCTTTCAGGTCGTTTAGATTGTCAAATTGCTTACCAACTATATATTCGACTCCATTTAAAAGTCCGTTCGCAATACTTTGTTGAGTACTCAGTCCGCTTTGAAATAAATTCAAACAATATTGTCTAACTGTTGTGATTATTTTGTCGGATTGTGTCATTTTAAAATAGCTGCTAACGGGCTTGGGCTAAAAGCTGGTGGGCAATTAGAAC is part of the Sphingobacteriaceae bacterium genome and encodes:
- a CDS encoding RES domain-containing protein, with product MKLIELFQNEIIRLPFHQQADPKKSFREFLFEKLDAYKSKIDSLDFSELPSIFSPDVEKLLVTNLIEGIKKSVDLYLDGYPFDAYSELKKSFDMSMFSHLTHGTLPEDRSLYRLRKEKGAYSLTQKELFHIPFNNRIKVSTQRYSIPGFPSLYAANSVYVAWEELGRPTPDQVQACRLQTKKPITFFDLTTDVYLGETTVLNSLKPEDLWKHLIVWPLIASCSVKVLDREAAFKPEYIIPQLILQIVRKEKKWDGIRFSSTHIDLNKMKSAKGAFYNYVLPVKENKNDGYCDKLNELFEMTEIVPWQIVDTFTKPQGTFLHPKDTTPYEIQAIELISEKPLAYQYSIFGTLEKRLIFMTPTKIITS